In a single window of the Streptomyces sp. NBC_00285 genome:
- a CDS encoding helix-hairpin-helix domain-containing protein, which yields MADGGAGAGSEAVRTSGPSWALDAVGSVAGARRERGAVAEDSWAPGPAEETWREAGSSAEEAWREAGSSGEGRRDAGSGKTASRDDGAGDVDWRPPDPGRGAWRERAGFALRERMPVWLQARCGLERRNVVALSVLLVVAAVFAVQHFWTGRTQDVQAPEVVRAGAPFGEGGTNGDRGSGPRGEAEPAASGGVSSTAGTAGAVIVVDVSGKVREPGVHRLPTGSRVADALKAAGGVRPGTNTDALNRARFLVDGEQVVVGGPAAAPAPGVGGPVTGGGPVGAAAAPVSLNTATVEQLDTLPGVGPVLARHILDYRTQHGGFRSVDELREVNGIGDRRFADLRNLVRP from the coding sequence ATGGCCGACGGCGGGGCGGGTGCAGGATCGGAGGCCGTCCGGACCTCAGGTCCCTCCTGGGCTCTGGACGCGGTTGGTTCCGTGGCGGGGGCTCGGCGGGAGAGGGGAGCCGTCGCAGAGGACTCGTGGGCGCCTGGTCCCGCCGAAGAGACCTGGAGGGAGGCTGGAAGTTCCGCGGAGGAGGCATGGCGGGAGGCTGGTTCTTCGGGAGAGGGCCGGCGTGATGCCGGCTCGGGGAAGACCGCCTCGCGGGACGACGGGGCGGGGGACGTCGACTGGCGACCCCCAGATCCCGGGCGCGGGGCGTGGCGGGAGCGGGCCGGGTTCGCTCTGCGGGAGCGGATGCCCGTGTGGCTGCAGGCGCGGTGCGGACTGGAGCGGCGGAACGTGGTCGCGCTCTCGGTGCTGCTGGTCGTGGCCGCGGTGTTTGCCGTACAGCACTTCTGGACCGGTCGCACGCAGGACGTCCAGGCACCTGAAGTGGTGCGTGCGGGGGCTCCGTTCGGGGAGGGCGGGACGAACGGCGACAGGGGGAGCGGGCCGCGCGGGGAGGCCGAGCCTGCGGCCTCGGGTGGGGTCTCGAGCACGGCGGGGACGGCCGGAGCCGTGATCGTCGTGGACGTCAGCGGCAAGGTCCGTGAGCCCGGGGTGCATCGGCTGCCGACCGGGTCCAGGGTCGCCGATGCTCTCAAAGCGGCTGGTGGGGTGCGGCCGGGCACGAACACCGACGCCCTCAACCGTGCGCGGTTCCTCGTGGACGGCGAGCAGGTCGTCGTAGGCGGCCCGGCCGCCGCACCCGCGCCTGGCGTCGGTGGTCCTGTGACCGGCGGTGGCCCGGTCGGTGCGGCGGCGGCCCCCGTCTCCTTGAACACCGCCACTGTGGAGCAGCTCGACACCCTGCCCGGGGTCGGACCCGTGCTCGCCCGGCACATCCTCGACTACCGCACCCAGCACGGCGGTTTCCGCTCGGTCGACGAACTGCGCGAAGTCAACGGCATCGGCGACCGTCGCTTCGCCGACCTCCGGAATCTCGTACGGCCATGA
- a CDS encoding DegV family protein encodes MSRHVAIVTDSTAYLPQGTMERHGITAVPLTVVLGDRALEEGTEITARSLAQALQKRRPVTTSRPSPQLFAEHYRKVAESGATAIVSLHLSAELSGTYDAAVMAAREAPIPVRVVDTGMIAMALGFCALAAAEAAESGGTVDEAVTAAEKRAAGTSAYFYVDTLDYLRRGGRIGAAQALLGSALAVKPLLKLDGGRIEPLEKVRTASRAIARLEEIAADRAGSAPVDIAVHHLAAPDRAAALADRLRARVTGLADLHVSEVGAVIGAHTGPGLLGVVVSPR; translated from the coding sequence ATGTCCCGCCATGTCGCGATCGTCACGGATTCAACGGCCTACCTGCCGCAGGGGACGATGGAGCGGCACGGCATCACAGCGGTTCCCCTGACCGTGGTCCTCGGCGACCGCGCGCTGGAAGAGGGCACCGAGATCACGGCCCGTTCACTGGCCCAGGCGCTCCAGAAGCGGCGCCCCGTCACCACCTCGCGACCCAGCCCCCAGCTCTTCGCGGAGCATTACCGCAAGGTCGCCGAGTCCGGCGCCACGGCCATCGTGTCACTGCACCTGTCCGCCGAGCTCTCCGGCACCTACGACGCAGCGGTCATGGCCGCGCGCGAGGCGCCGATCCCGGTGCGCGTGGTCGACACCGGCATGATCGCGATGGCCCTCGGATTCTGCGCGCTCGCCGCCGCCGAGGCCGCGGAGTCGGGCGGCACGGTCGACGAGGCGGTCACGGCAGCGGAGAAGCGGGCCGCGGGCACCTCCGCCTACTTCTACGTCGACACCCTCGACTATCTGCGCCGCGGCGGCCGGATCGGGGCCGCGCAGGCCCTTCTCGGTTCCGCTCTCGCTGTGAAACCCCTGCTGAAGCTTGACGGCGGTCGTATCGAGCCACTGGAGAAGGTCCGGACGGCGTCGAGGGCCATCGCCCGTCTGGAGGAGATCGCGGCCGACCGGGCGGGCAGTGCGCCGGTCGACATCGCGGTGCATCATCTGGCGGCCCCTGACCGGGCGGCGGCGCTCGCGGACCGTCTGAGAGCGCGGGTGACGGGACTCGCCGACCTGCATGTGAGCGAGGTCGGGGCGGTGATCGGGGCGCACACGGGACCCGGGCTGCTGGGGGTCGTGGTCTCACCCCGGTGA